A single genomic interval of Verrucomicrobiota bacterium harbors:
- a CDS encoding SWIM zinc finger family protein, which translates to MSWYSFRPYVSVAARRIKAQREMAKLAKKGQTIRPVTIGGRTIAHSFWGKSWCDNLESYMDYENRLPRGRTYVRNGSVVHLDIFPGKIEAIVSGSELYRINIDITPAAQKKWQALCRECAGGIGSLVELLQGRFSDSVMNVITRRETGLFPSPQEIKLKCSCPDWANMCKHVAAVLYGVGARLDENPELLFVLRSVNHADLLTHAATATDLAAKTATAGAELAESEIGAVFGIELDTETNSAPVPTPTAESVPAKPAVRKKTKPASILPAKLGGKAKKKAAKTKPVKSKKTLKSRFP; encoded by the coding sequence ATGAGCTGGTACAGTTTCAGACCCTACGTATCCGTCGCCGCACGCCGCATCAAAGCGCAGCGTGAAATGGCTAAACTCGCAAAAAAAGGCCAAACCATCCGCCCGGTCACCATCGGTGGTCGTACCATTGCCCATAGCTTTTGGGGCAAGTCTTGGTGTGATAACCTGGAATCGTACATGGATTACGAGAATCGGCTGCCGCGTGGCCGCACGTACGTCCGCAATGGTTCCGTGGTGCATCTGGATATTTTCCCTGGCAAAATCGAAGCCATCGTCAGCGGGTCGGAGCTTTATCGCATTAACATCGATATCACTCCGGCGGCGCAAAAGAAGTGGCAAGCCCTGTGCCGGGAATGTGCCGGTGGCATCGGCTCGCTGGTGGAACTGCTGCAAGGCCGATTCTCGGACAGCGTGATGAACGTGATCACCCGCCGGGAGACCGGGCTTTTCCCCTCCCCTCAAGAGATCAAGTTAAAGTGTTCCTGCCCCGACTGGGCCAACATGTGCAAACATGTCGCCGCCGTGTTGTATGGCGTGGGCGCGCGTTTGGATGAAAATCCGGAATTATTGTTTGTGCTGCGCTCGGTAAATCACGCGGACCTGCTTACCCATGCGGCAACCGCCACCGACCTCGCCGCCAAGACCGCCACGGCAGGCGCAGAATTGGCGGAAAGCGAAATTGGAGCCGTATTTGGCATCGAATTGGACACGGAAACCAACTCCGCTCCAGTTCCGACACCTACTGCGGAATCCGTGCCCGCCAAACCGGCCGTGCGCAAGAAGACCAAACCAGCATCCATTCTCCCGGCCAAACTCGGCGGAAAGGCGAAGAAAAAAGCCGCCAAAACCAAACCGGTCAAAAGTAAAAAGACGTTAAAATCCAGGTTCCCATGA